Proteins encoded in a region of the Saccharothrix ecbatanensis genome:
- the hpt gene encoding hypoxanthine phosphoribosyltransferase, whose amino-acid sequence MYDGDISSVLITEQEISDKVTELANKVAADYPADGTNDLVLITVLKGAVMFMTDLARALPVPVQLEFMAVSSYGSSTSSSGVVRILKDLDRDIADRDVIIVEDIIDSGLTLSWLLKNLASRKPRSLEVCTLLRKPDAVKVEVPVRYVGFEIPNEFVVGYGLDYAERYRDLPYIGTLDPKVYSS is encoded by the coding sequence GTGTACGACGGCGACATCAGTTCCGTGCTCATCACCGAGCAGGAGATCAGCGACAAGGTCACCGAACTGGCGAACAAGGTCGCGGCTGACTACCCGGCCGACGGAACGAACGACCTGGTGCTGATCACCGTGCTCAAGGGTGCGGTGATGTTCATGACCGACCTGGCCAGGGCGTTGCCGGTGCCGGTCCAGTTGGAGTTCATGGCGGTGAGCTCCTACGGCTCGTCGACCTCGTCCTCCGGCGTGGTGCGCATCCTGAAGGACCTCGACCGCGACATCGCGGACCGCGACGTGATCATCGTCGAGGACATCATCGACTCGGGCCTGACGCTGTCGTGGCTGCTCAAGAACCTGGCGTCGCGCAAGCCGCGGTCGCTGGAGGTCTGCACGCTGCTGCGCAAGCCGGACGCGGTCAAGGTCGAGGTGCCGGTGCGGTACGTCGGGTTCGAGATCCCGAACGAGTTCGTGGTCGGCTACGGCCTCGACTACGCCGAGCGCTACCGCGACCTGCCGTACATCGGCACGCTGGACCCGAAGGTCTACTCCAGCTGA
- the dacB gene encoding D-alanyl-D-alanine carboxypeptidase/D-alanyl-D-alanine endopeptidase, translating into MLGAAAVLVVALAGTAVAGTRMGWFEAAPVPTTAAPLPPAPVALSMKGVGADGKAPTAAGVKAVLAGPAANGLLDPVAGIVVDPVTGTALWNQGETAPQTPASTIKVLTAAAALLALDHTDTLSTTVVQGPQPGTVVLVGGGDPTLSSLPAGQPTVYPGAATIDELAAQVSAAGPVTQVLYDVSRYAGQGMAPGWDPSDVPNGYVSPIEPVMLDGGRGDPTKYDTPRTPTPAASAAQALAQRLGVTSVAAGTAPSGAKVLGKVESAPISRLVENLMQISDNVLAETIAREVAKARGLEPSFAGAAKAVRDVLTEHKFDLSTATIVDGSGLSPNDKVPAKLLADVLVAAAKPDASDPRTAKLRPLLTALPVAGGSGTLAGRYAEQGAVGRGWVRAKTGTLTAVNSLAGVVLDADGRLLVFAFMSLSPDSTPAVRGALDEMAAALRTCGC; encoded by the coding sequence GTGCTCGGCGCGGCGGCGGTCTTGGTCGTCGCCCTCGCGGGCACTGCGGTCGCGGGTACCCGGATGGGGTGGTTCGAGGCTGCGCCCGTGCCGACGACGGCCGCCCCGCTGCCGCCCGCGCCGGTGGCGTTGTCGATGAAGGGCGTGGGCGCCGACGGCAAGGCTCCGACGGCCGCGGGCGTGAAGGCGGTGCTGGCCGGTCCGGCGGCGAACGGCCTGCTGGACCCGGTGGCCGGCATCGTGGTGGACCCGGTGACCGGCACGGCGCTGTGGAACCAGGGCGAGACGGCGCCGCAGACGCCCGCGTCCACGATCAAGGTGCTGACCGCGGCGGCGGCGCTGCTCGCGCTAGACCACACGGACACGCTGTCGACCACCGTCGTGCAGGGGCCGCAGCCGGGGACGGTGGTGCTGGTCGGCGGCGGTGATCCGACGCTGTCGTCCCTGCCCGCCGGTCAGCCCACGGTGTACCCCGGCGCGGCGACGATCGACGAGCTGGCGGCGCAGGTGAGTGCCGCCGGACCGGTGACGCAGGTGCTGTACGACGTGTCGCGGTACGCGGGTCAGGGGATGGCGCCCGGTTGGGACCCCTCCGACGTGCCGAACGGGTACGTGTCGCCGATCGAGCCCGTGATGCTGGACGGCGGCCGTGGCGACCCGACGAAGTACGACACGCCGCGCACGCCCACCCCGGCCGCGTCGGCTGCCCAGGCGTTGGCCCAGCGGCTCGGCGTGACTTCGGTGGCGGCCGGCACGGCGCCGTCGGGCGCGAAGGTGCTCGGCAAGGTGGAGTCCGCGCCGATCAGCCGGCTGGTCGAGAACCTGATGCAGATCTCGGACAACGTGCTGGCCGAGACGATCGCGCGTGAGGTGGCGAAGGCGCGGGGCCTGGAGCCGTCGTTCGCGGGCGCGGCGAAGGCGGTGCGGGACGTGCTGACCGAGCACAAGTTCGACCTGTCGACGGCCACGATCGTGGATGGCAGCGGGTTGTCGCCGAACGACAAGGTGCCCGCGAAGCTGCTGGCGGACGTGCTGGTGGCGGCGGCCAAGCCGGACGCCTCCGACCCGAGGACCGCGAAGCTGCGCCCGCTGCTGACGGCGCTGCCGGTGGCGGGCGGCAGCGGCACGCTGGCGGGTCGTTACGCGGAGCAGGGTGCGGTCGGCCGCGGTTGGGTGCGGGCCAAGACCGGCACGCTGACCGCCGTGAACTCCCTGGCCGGCGTGGTCCTGGACGCCGACGGCCGGCTGCTGGTGTTCGCGTTCATGTCGCTGAGCCCCGACTCCACGCCCGCCGTCCGCGGCGCCCTGGACGAGATGGCCGCCGCCCTCCGCACCTGCGGCTGCTAA
- a CDS encoding zinc-dependent metalloprotease: MNPATQDRSAPVDWALAVTTATRLVRPGPIVPRAEADIAVHRLREQAVDAEVHVREHTGLGHGLPLKRGEVVDRPAWVRAAVQGLSALTNDAMPKQSGAFSGVMAGTAGVQAGVVIAFLSGRVLGQYDPFSDGGRLLLVAPNIVGAQRSLDVSGEDFSMWVCLHEGTHRLQFTAVPWLAEHFAGLVATLLGSMDESSTPRLRDLPKRLREAGGLIELLQSPAQREVLDRLIALSTLLEGHADHVMDAVGPEVVPSVRVIRERFTARRQGGGILDRMLRTLLGVEAKVRQYAEGAAFTGHVVDAVGMDRFNTIWTSPDTLPTRAEIADPAGWLRRVQP; the protein is encoded by the coding sequence GTGAACCCGGCGACGCAGGACCGCAGTGCCCCGGTCGATTGGGCCCTGGCCGTCACCACGGCGACCAGGCTCGTCCGCCCCGGCCCGATCGTGCCCAGAGCCGAGGCGGACATCGCCGTGCACCGGCTCCGTGAACAGGCCGTGGACGCCGAGGTGCACGTCCGAGAGCACACCGGGCTCGGTCACGGCCTGCCGCTCAAGCGCGGCGAGGTGGTCGACCGGCCCGCGTGGGTGCGCGCCGCCGTGCAAGGGCTGTCCGCGCTGACGAACGACGCCATGCCGAAGCAGTCCGGCGCGTTCAGCGGCGTCATGGCGGGCACGGCGGGCGTCCAGGCCGGCGTCGTCATCGCCTTCCTCAGCGGCCGGGTGCTCGGCCAGTACGACCCGTTCTCGGACGGCGGCCGGCTGCTCCTCGTCGCACCGAACATCGTCGGCGCCCAACGCTCCCTCGACGTGTCGGGCGAGGACTTCAGCATGTGGGTCTGCCTGCACGAAGGCACCCACCGCCTCCAGTTCACCGCCGTGCCGTGGCTGGCTGAGCACTTCGCCGGCCTGGTCGCCACCCTGCTCGGCAGCATGGACGAGAGCTCCACGCCCCGCCTGCGCGACCTGCCGAAACGGCTCCGCGAGGCGGGCGGCCTGATCGAACTCCTCCAGAGCCCGGCCCAACGCGAGGTGCTCGATCGGCTCATCGCGCTGTCGACCCTGCTGGAGGGCCACGCCGACCACGTGATGGACGCCGTCGGCCCGGAGGTGGTGCCGTCCGTCCGCGTCATCCGCGAACGCTTCACCGCACGTCGCCAGGGCGGCGGCATCCTGGACCGGATGCTGCGCACCCTGCTCGGCGTCGAGGCCAAGGTCCGCCAGTACGCGGAGGGCGCGGCGTTCACCGGGCACGTGGTCGACGCGGTCGGCATGGACCGCTTCAACACCATCTGGACCAGCCCCGACACCCTCCCCACGCGGGCCGAGATCGCCGACCCGGCCGGGTGGCTGCGCCGCGTCCAGCCGTGA
- the tilS gene encoding tRNA lysidine(34) synthetase TilS, whose product MNGPLAEVRTAVKRFLAEHRPERVTVAVSGGADSLALAAVTAGLTDASAVVVDHGLQPDSADVAERAAQTCRDLGLPAEVRRVHVTGPGGPEAAARKARYAALRPERGLVLLGHTRDDQAETVLLGLGRGSGPRSIAGMRPHDPPWGRPLLRVARATTAAACDELGLTPWSDPHNEDPRYTRVRLRREVLPLLEEVLQGGVADALARTAAHLREDNDALDELAEAFDGDCRSVDDIGRLPTALRRRVLRRWLLRENVPELSDSHLRRVDALVNEWRGQGGVWLPGGFVARRAHGRLRVEPVQS is encoded by the coding sequence GTGAACGGCCCGCTCGCCGAGGTCCGCACGGCGGTCAAGCGCTTCCTGGCCGAGCACCGGCCGGAACGGGTCACCGTGGCCGTCAGCGGCGGCGCGGACTCGCTCGCCCTGGCCGCTGTCACCGCCGGCCTGACCGACGCGTCCGCCGTCGTGGTGGACCACGGCCTGCAACCCGACTCCGCCGACGTCGCCGAACGGGCCGCGCAGACGTGCCGTGACCTGGGCCTGCCCGCCGAGGTGCGCCGCGTCCACGTCACCGGACCGGGTGGACCCGAAGCCGCCGCCAGGAAGGCCAGGTACGCCGCCCTGAGGCCGGAACGCGGTCTGGTCCTGCTCGGCCACACCAGGGACGACCAGGCCGAGACGGTCCTGCTCGGCCTGGGCCGGGGCTCCGGTCCGCGCAGCATCGCCGGCATGCGCCCGCACGACCCGCCGTGGGGCCGCCCGCTCCTGCGCGTCGCGAGAGCCACGACCGCAGCCGCCTGCGACGAGCTAGGCCTGACGCCGTGGAGCGACCCGCACAACGAAGACCCCCGCTACACCAGGGTCCGCCTGCGCCGGGAAGTCCTCCCGCTGCTCGAAGAGGTGCTCCAGGGCGGAGTCGCCGACGCCCTCGCCCGCACCGCCGCCCACCTGCGTGAGGACAACGACGCGCTGGACGAGCTGGCCGAGGCGTTCGACGGCGACTGCCGCTCGGTGGACGACATCGGCCGCCTGCCCACCGCGCTCCGCCGCCGAGTGCTGCGCCGTTGGCTGCTGCGCGAGAACGTGCCCGAGTTGTCCGACTCGCACCTGCGCAGGGTGGACGCCCTGGTGAACGAGTGGCGTGGTCAAGGCGGTGTGTGGTTGCCCGGCGGCTTTGTGGCACGGCGCGCGCATGGCAGGCTGCGAGTGGAACCAGTGCAGTCATGA